A window from Pseudomonas campi encodes these proteins:
- a CDS encoding potassium channel family protein, whose translation MLMNLLIGLPVTLLCLLLQAVMVALSLRRYVEFRRNLHDPSPSSTILILGLVMLLMLFGNFLQMAIWAQLFVMLGEFESFSRALYFSGVTFSTLGYGDVVLSKPRQLLSALEAANGILMFGVSTAVLTAALHDVIKHYTEKSRDPEQA comes from the coding sequence ATGCTCATGAATCTGTTGATCGGCCTGCCGGTGACCCTGCTGTGCCTGCTGTTGCAGGCTGTGATGGTCGCCCTCAGCCTGCGCCGCTATGTCGAGTTCCGCCGCAATCTGCACGACCCCTCGCCGAGCAGCACCATTCTGATCCTGGGCCTGGTGATGCTGCTGATGCTGTTCGGCAACTTTCTGCAGATGGCCATCTGGGCCCAGTTGTTCGTCATGCTCGGCGAGTTCGAGAGTTTTTCCCGGGCCCTGTATTTTTCCGGCGTGACCTTTTCCACCCTGGGTTACGGCGACGTGGTGCTGTCCAAGCCCCGGCAACTGCTGAGCGCGCTGGAGGCAGCCAACGGCATCCTGATGTTCGGCGTGTCCACCGCAGTGCTCACCGCAGCCCTGCATGACGTGATCAAGCACTACACCGAGAAATCCAGAGACCCTGAGCAGGCTTGA
- a CDS encoding DUF2955 domain-containing protein, translated as MADPRPQRALRLAFGVALGTALGFGLALPLPFLTPMLVLVLLASSNQPLSAKAGLSLALVVALTCGSGLLLSPLLRHSPVSGVLLVALGLFLIFRFSLRGGNGLLSTLQVVGLTMISAAGTTSLALGQTVVEALVKAVLLTTLCVAFSHVLFAEPPGQAAAAKPAPMANARSTWIALRAMLVVMPAWLLALIDPASYMPLVMKSVNLGQQVCSTNARDAGRELLGSTLLGGALAIAIWMLLSILPHLWMFFLLMLLFVLLLARRLYQLVANRLSPGFWLNTCATLIILLGQSVQDSAAGKDVYTAFAIRMGLFILVTLYACAAVYLIDLRSKDSSEEIPCS; from the coding sequence GTGGCCGATCCCCGTCCCCAGCGCGCCCTGCGCCTGGCCTTCGGCGTAGCCCTGGGCACGGCACTGGGTTTCGGCCTGGCGCTGCCGTTGCCCTTCCTCACGCCGATGCTGGTCCTGGTGCTGCTGGCATCGAGCAACCAGCCGTTGAGCGCCAAGGCCGGCCTGAGCCTGGCCCTGGTGGTCGCCCTGACCTGCGGCAGTGGCCTGCTACTCAGCCCGCTACTGCGCCACTCGCCGGTCAGCGGCGTGCTGCTGGTGGCGCTCGGCCTGTTCCTGATCTTTCGCTTCAGCCTGCGCGGCGGCAACGGCCTGCTCTCGACCCTGCAGGTGGTCGGCCTGACCATGATCTCCGCCGCCGGCACGACTTCCCTGGCCCTAGGCCAGACGGTGGTCGAGGCGCTGGTCAAGGCGGTGCTGCTGACCACCCTGTGCGTGGCCTTCAGCCACGTACTGTTTGCCGAACCGCCCGGCCAGGCCGCAGCCGCCAAGCCCGCGCCCATGGCCAACGCACGCTCCACCTGGATTGCCCTGCGCGCCATGCTGGTGGTAATGCCGGCCTGGCTACTGGCCCTGATCGACCCCGCCAGCTATATGCCGCTGGTAATGAAATCGGTCAACCTCGGCCAGCAGGTCTGCAGCACCAACGCCCGCGACGCCGGCCGCGAGCTGCTCGGTTCGACCCTGCTCGGCGGCGCACTGGCGATCGCCATCTGGATGCTGCTGAGCATCCTGCCGCACCTGTGGATGTTCTTTCTGCTGATGCTGCTGTTCGTCCTGCTGCTGGCGCGGCGGCTCTACCAGCTGGTGGCCAACCGGCTAAGTCCGGGTTTCTGGCTCAACACCTGTGCCACCCTGATCATCCTGCTCGGCCAGTCGGTACAGGACAGCGCCGCCGGCAAGGACGTCTACACGGCCTTCGCCATCCGCATGGGCCTGTTCATCCTGGTCACCCTGTACGCCTGCGCCGCGGTCTACCTGATTGACCTGCGCAGCAAAGACTCAAGCGAGGAAATCCCATGCTCATGA